One genomic window of Mesorhizobium sp. CAU 1732 includes the following:
- a CDS encoding bifunctional diguanylate cyclase/phosphodiesterase: MDIFSSIRTHSQRGYHAVQAMLAAGAAATGLSIALDWRIRGAGEIAFAGIAIGLTVFCMVILHHLRMTLQYRLSQAAIAEEGNQRLLKTDALTNALTRRYFLDEFRIRLGNPLKANTTVLLLVDFDHFKQLNDSYGHPFGDTALCELVVSLRRYFPQSLIGRLGGDEFAVLLENDDVAMVRERAAQLLHTLQDGISYEGRQISMSASIGAAVSPFHASQSKDLMLLADTALYESKANGRGRLTIFDPEMLSDQRHRRFIERELRAAIYLNQLEVHYQPIVNADGKPYAVEGLVRWRHQVRGLISPGDFIPVAERSGLIDEVGAWVFKRACLDTASFDGLRISINVSGRQLKNTELVAMFEKTLRETGCLASQFVLEITETAATAATPDVLARLDKLREMGFRIALDDFGTGHCGFNYLKTLPIDSIKIDRSYIQNLGTDHVARVFVSALAEIARVQNVTIVAEGVETQEEWDLARAAGCTRFQGYFISRPQPKEMLERGAPTKRLAVV, encoded by the coding sequence ATGGACATTTTTTCAAGTATCCGCACGCATAGCCAGCGCGGGTATCACGCGGTGCAGGCGATGCTTGCCGCAGGTGCAGCGGCGACGGGATTGTCGATCGCCCTGGATTGGCGAATACGTGGAGCAGGCGAGATCGCTTTCGCCGGCATTGCCATCGGGCTGACGGTCTTCTGCATGGTGATCCTGCATCACCTGCGCATGACGCTGCAGTACAGGCTTAGCCAGGCGGCGATCGCTGAGGAGGGAAATCAGAGGCTCCTCAAGACCGACGCGCTCACCAACGCACTGACCCGGCGCTATTTTCTGGATGAGTTCCGCATCCGCCTCGGCAATCCGCTGAAGGCGAACACGACGGTGCTGCTGCTTGTCGATTTCGATCATTTCAAGCAGTTGAACGACAGCTACGGCCATCCCTTCGGCGATACCGCACTGTGCGAACTCGTCGTGTCGCTTCGCCGGTATTTCCCGCAATCGCTGATCGGCCGGCTGGGCGGCGATGAATTCGCGGTGCTGCTGGAGAACGACGACGTCGCGATGGTGCGCGAGCGCGCGGCGCAGCTTCTGCACACGCTGCAGGACGGCATCAGCTATGAGGGCCGGCAGATATCGATGAGCGCGTCGATCGGGGCGGCTGTCTCCCCCTTCCATGCGTCCCAGTCGAAAGACCTGATGCTGCTCGCCGACACCGCGCTCTACGAAAGCAAGGCCAACGGTCGCGGACGCCTGACGATCTTCGACCCCGAGATGCTGTCGGACCAGCGCCATCGCCGGTTCATCGAGCGCGAGTTGCGTGCCGCCATCTACCTCAACCAGTTGGAAGTGCACTACCAACCCATCGTCAACGCGGATGGCAAGCCCTATGCCGTGGAGGGTCTCGTTCGCTGGCGTCATCAGGTGCGCGGCTTGATCTCGCCGGGAGACTTCATCCCCGTGGCGGAGCGCAGCGGCTTGATCGACGAGGTGGGCGCCTGGGTTTTCAAGCGGGCCTGTCTCGACACCGCATCGTTCGATGGCCTGCGCATCAGCATCAACGTCTCCGGCAGGCAGCTCAAGAACACCGAGCTGGTCGCGATGTTCGAAAAGACCCTGCGCGAGACGGGGTGCCTGGCCAGCCAGTTCGTGCTGGAGATCACGGAGACCGCGGCGACGGCCGCCACGCCGGACGTGCTGGCGCGTCTCGACAAGCTGCGCGAAATGGGTTTCCGCATCGCCCTCGACGATTTCGGCACCGGGCATTGCGGGTTCAATTACCTGAAGACCCTGCCCATCGACAGCATCAAAATCGACCGAAGCTACATCCAGAATCTGGGAACCGACCATGTCGCCCGCGTCTTCGTCAGCGCGCTGGCCGAGATCGCGCGTGTCCAGAACGTGACGATCGTCGCGGAAGGCGTGGAGACCCAGGAAGAATGGGACCTCGCGCGGGCCGCCGGATGCACGCGCTTCCAGGGCTATTTCATCTCGCGTCCGCAGCCCAAGGAGATGCTGGAGCGCGGCGCGCCCACCAAGCGGCTGGCCGTCGTCTGA
- a CDS encoding elongation factor G has translation MGKRAGDRRKGPKCVAIVGPFASGKTTLLEALLARTGAIPRQNPVSSGSTVGDHAPEARAHQMSVEATFATTQFMGESITFVDCPGSVEFAFEAQSILAACDLAIVVAETDEKKFPALQLIMRQLDGMGVPRMLFLNKIDRATAGVRDTLKLLQPASSTPLLLRQIPLRNNGIVVGSIDLALERAYIYREHAESTVADIPDDEKAREIEARFSMLEGLADHDDALMEQLLEEIEPPKDAVFDDLSADLRDGAITPVLIGSAEKGNGVLRLLKAIRHDAPDVEATRARLGVAPGGKTLHVMKTVHTAHGGKLSVARVLSGTIADATELFASSGASGKVSGLYRMLGKDQTKIQSAEEGETVALGKLDDVATGDTLSTSKNPAALTALQVSPPVYTLALRSRERKDDVKLSAGLQKLLQEDPSLSMEQNQDTGETIISGHGEMHLRVTAERLENKYQIAIDQHPPQVPYRETIRKSMTQRGRHKKQSGGHGQFGDVVLDIKPLPRGAGFEFTDTITGGVVPKQYIPSVEAGVRSYLKAGPLGFPVSDIAVNLADGSFHSVDSSDMAFQMAARIGMKEGMAACSPVLLEPILKVDIYTPSEATAKVTALVPQRRGQILGFDARPGWPGWDVVEATMPQAEIGNLIVELRSVTAGVATYTAAFDHMAELTGRQADDVMNAHGKAAAA, from the coding sequence ATGGGTAAAAGAGCCGGAGACCGACGCAAGGGACCGAAATGCGTCGCCATCGTCGGTCCCTTCGCGAGCGGAAAGACCACGCTTCTTGAAGCACTCCTGGCGCGAACCGGCGCCATCCCGAGGCAGAACCCCGTGTCGTCGGGCAGTACGGTCGGCGACCATGCCCCCGAGGCGCGCGCCCACCAGATGAGCGTCGAAGCGACCTTCGCCACCACGCAGTTCATGGGCGAGAGCATCACCTTCGTCGATTGTCCCGGATCGGTCGAGTTCGCCTTCGAGGCGCAGTCCATCCTCGCCGCATGCGACCTTGCGATCGTCGTGGCCGAAACCGACGAGAAGAAGTTCCCGGCATTGCAGCTCATCATGCGCCAGCTCGACGGGATGGGCGTGCCGCGCATGCTGTTCCTGAACAAGATCGACCGTGCGACCGCAGGCGTTCGCGATACGCTGAAGCTGCTGCAGCCGGCGAGTTCGACGCCGCTTCTGCTGCGCCAGATCCCCCTGCGCAACAACGGCATCGTCGTCGGTTCGATCGATCTGGCATTGGAGCGCGCCTACATCTACCGCGAGCATGCCGAAAGCACCGTGGCCGACATCCCCGACGACGAGAAGGCGCGCGAGATCGAGGCGCGCTTTTCCATGCTGGAGGGCCTGGCCGATCATGACGACGCGCTGATGGAACAGCTTCTGGAAGAAATCGAGCCGCCCAAGGATGCCGTGTTCGACGATCTGTCTGCGGATCTGCGCGACGGCGCGATCACGCCCGTGCTGATCGGCTCCGCGGAAAAAGGCAACGGCGTTCTGCGTCTCCTGAAGGCGATCCGCCACGACGCGCCGGATGTCGAGGCGACGCGCGCAAGGCTGGGCGTCGCGCCGGGCGGAAAGACGCTGCACGTGATGAAGACGGTCCACACCGCCCATGGCGGCAAGCTGTCGGTGGCGCGGGTGCTCTCCGGCACGATCGCCGATGCCACCGAACTCTTCGCGTCGAGCGGTGCGTCCGGCAAAGTGTCCGGTCTCTATCGCATGCTCGGGAAGGATCAGACCAAGATCCAGTCGGCCGAAGAAGGCGAAACCGTCGCGCTCGGCAAGCTCGACGATGTGGCGACGGGGGACACGCTGTCCACGTCGAAGAACCCGGCTGCGCTGACGGCTTTGCAGGTGTCCCCGCCCGTCTATACGCTCGCGCTGCGCTCCCGCGAGCGCAAGGACGACGTCAAGCTCTCGGCTGGTCTCCAGAAACTGCTGCAGGAAGACCCGTCCCTCTCCATGGAGCAGAACCAGGACACCGGCGAGACGATCATTTCCGGTCACGGCGAGATGCATCTGCGCGTCACGGCCGAGCGGCTGGAAAACAAGTACCAGATCGCCATCGACCAGCACCCGCCGCAGGTGCCCTATCGCGAGACGATCCGCAAATCGATGACCCAGCGCGGCCGGCACAAGAAGCAGTCGGGCGGTCATGGTCAGTTCGGCGACGTCGTGCTCGACATCAAGCCCCTGCCACGCGGCGCAGGCTTCGAATTTACCGACACGATCACGGGTGGCGTTGTGCCCAAGCAGTACATCCCGTCCGTCGAGGCGGGCGTGCGCAGCTACCTCAAGGCCGGCCCGCTCGGATTTCCGGTATCCGACATAGCGGTCAACCTCGCGGACGGCTCGTTCCACTCCGTCGACTCATCCGACATGGCATTCCAGATGGCCGCGCGGATCGGAATGAAGGAGGGCATGGCGGCGTGTTCGCCGGTGCTTTTGGAACCGATCCTCAAGGTGGACATCTACACGCCGTCGGAAGCCACAGCGAAAGTGACGGCGCTGGTGCCGCAGCGCCGGGGTCAAATCCTCGGCTTCGATGCCAGACCCGGCTGGCCTGGCTGGGACGTCGTCGAGGCCACGATGCCCCAGGCTGAAATCGGCAATCTGATCGTGGAGCTTCGATCAGTGACCGCAGGCGTGGCGACCTACACGGCCGCATTCGACCACATGGCGGAACTGACGGGCCGCCAGGCAGACGACGTCATGAACGCACACGGCAAGGCGGCGGCAGCCTGA
- a CDS encoding potassium channel family protein has product MSAAADEEQEPLIGLALIRDRLRRLYHGQSKAALRFQLAVTIVDLAIIAFFIATPILIERPSFLWIDYTVAALLAADLTARALASTDISRWVRQVTVLVDIFILVTLLFPQSLANLGFLRILRLWSLSRSGTLWRPLERHGFGEWRDTVHAVMNLLTFLFVITGFVYTFFFRTGAGFDAYVDALYFTVATVTTTGFGDIVLPGVWGKLTSIVTMIVGISLFVRLAQSLFRPHKVFFPCPQCALQRHDVDAVHCKACGHLLKIPDDSD; this is encoded by the coding sequence ATGAGTGCTGCGGCGGACGAAGAACAAGAACCCCTGATCGGTCTCGCGTTGATCCGCGACAGGCTGCGGCGCCTGTATCACGGGCAGTCGAAGGCCGCGCTGCGGTTTCAGCTCGCGGTCACGATTGTGGATTTGGCGATCATCGCGTTCTTCATCGCCACCCCGATCCTCATCGAGCGACCATCCTTCCTCTGGATCGACTACACCGTCGCCGCGCTGCTTGCCGCGGACCTCACCGCGCGTGCGCTCGCCTCGACCGACATCTCGCGATGGGTCCGGCAGGTCACCGTTCTGGTCGACATCTTCATCCTGGTGACGCTGCTCTTCCCGCAGTCGCTCGCCAATCTCGGCTTCCTGCGCATCCTGCGGCTCTGGTCGCTGTCACGCAGCGGCACGCTGTGGCGACCGCTCGAGAGACACGGTTTCGGAGAGTGGCGCGACACGGTTCATGCGGTGATGAACCTTTTGACGTTCCTCTTCGTCATCACCGGCTTCGTCTATACGTTCTTCTTCCGCACGGGTGCCGGCTTCGATGCCTATGTCGACGCGCTCTATTTCACGGTCGCGACCGTAACGACGACAGGCTTCGGCGACATCGTGCTGCCCGGCGTCTGGGGAAAGCTCACCTCGATCGTCACGATGATCGTCGGCATCTCGCTGTTCGTGCGGTTGGCGCAGTCCCTGTTCCGGCCGCACAAGGTGTTCTTCCCATGCCCGCAATGCGCGCTCCAGCGTCACGACGTCGATGCCGTCCACTGCAAGGCGTGCGGGCATCTTCTGAAGATACCCGACGACAGCGACTGA
- the trxB gene encoding thioredoxin-disulfide reductase has translation MTAIHAPVLIVGSGPAGYTAAIYAARAMLEPILISGMQQGGQLMITTDVENYPGFADPIQGPWLMDQMLKQAEHVGSKIVTDLVTSVDLDIRPFRLTTDSGTTYTCDALIVATGAQAKWLGIPSEQTFMGFGVSACATCDGFFYRGKDVIVVGGGNTAVEEALYLSNLAKSVTVVHRRDEFRAERILQERLFKKENVTVLWDHFVDEIVGTVQKKPLPPSVTGIKLKHSKTGVVTEMATDGLFVAIGHAPAVELFAGKLKQKPNGYLWTAPDSTVTNVPGVFAAGDVTDDIYRQAVTAAGMGCMAALEAERYIAEMDAHREAAE, from the coding sequence ATGACAGCGATACACGCGCCTGTTCTTATCGTCGGCTCGGGTCCGGCTGGCTATACGGCGGCTATCTACGCGGCGCGTGCCATGCTCGAACCCATCCTCATTTCCGGGATGCAGCAGGGCGGCCAGCTCATGATCACGACCGACGTGGAGAACTATCCGGGTTTCGCTGATCCGATCCAGGGGCCCTGGCTCATGGACCAGATGCTGAAGCAGGCGGAGCATGTCGGTTCGAAGATCGTCACCGATCTCGTCACCAGCGTGGACCTCGACATCAGGCCGTTCCGGCTGACGACGGATTCCGGCACGACCTACACCTGCGATGCGCTGATCGTCGCGACGGGCGCCCAGGCGAAGTGGCTCGGCATTCCGAGCGAGCAGACCTTCATGGGCTTCGGCGTCTCGGCATGCGCCACATGCGACGGTTTCTTCTATCGCGGCAAGGACGTGATCGTCGTCGGCGGCGGCAATACGGCCGTCGAGGAAGCGCTGTACCTGTCGAACCTCGCCAAGAGCGTGACCGTCGTGCATCGCCGCGACGAGTTCCGCGCCGAGCGCATTCTTCAGGAACGCCTGTTCAAGAAGGAGAACGTGACCGTTCTCTGGGACCATTTCGTCGACGAGATCGTCGGAACGGTTCAGAAGAAGCCGCTGCCGCCATCCGTCACGGGCATCAAGCTGAAGCATTCCAAGACGGGCGTCGTCACGGAGATGGCGACCGACGGCCTCTTCGTCGCGATCGGCCATGCGCCGGCCGTCGAGCTTTTCGCGGGCAAACTGAAGCAGAAGCCCAACGGCTATCTGTGGACCGCGCCTGATTCAACCGTCACGAATGTGCCGGGCGTCTTTGCTGCCGGCGATGTCACCGACGACATCTATCGTCAGGCGGTGACGGCCGCCGGCATGGGCTGCATGGCAGCGCTCGAGGCGGAACGCTACATCGCCGAGATGGACGCGCATCGCGAAGCCGCCGAGTAA
- a CDS encoding LysR family transcriptional regulator has product MALDWDKLRVFHAAAEAGSFTHAAEALRLSQSAISRQVSALEQDVGVALFHRHARGLVLTEQGEMLYQTAHEVLMKLESVRMRLTEAKDRPSGPLRVTTTVGLGSGWLTERVQEFLDLYPEIQLQLLLANEELDLTLRQADCAIRLRQPQQPDLIQRRLFTVHFHLYASPSYVNKHGKPRTIEDLDNHRIVTFGEPVPIHLADMNWLETAGRPEGSKRSATLQINNIMSIKAAVQRGAGIAMLPDYMVEKEAGLVQLMPETEVPSFDTYFCYPDAMKNQVKLHVFRDFLIAKARSWSY; this is encoded by the coding sequence ATGGCTCTCGACTGGGACAAGCTGCGCGTGTTTCACGCGGCCGCCGAGGCTGGGTCGTTTACCCATGCCGCCGAAGCACTGCGCCTGTCCCAATCCGCCATCTCCCGGCAGGTCAGCGCGCTCGAGCAGGATGTCGGGGTCGCGCTCTTCCATCGGCATGCGCGCGGGTTGGTGCTGACCGAGCAGGGCGAGATGCTCTACCAGACGGCGCACGAAGTGCTGATGAAGCTCGAGAGCGTGCGCATGCGGCTCACCGAGGCAAAGGATCGGCCGTCCGGGCCGCTGCGGGTCACGACGACCGTTGGCCTCGGGTCGGGCTGGCTCACTGAGCGCGTGCAGGAATTTCTCGATCTCTACCCGGAAATCCAGCTTCAATTGCTTCTGGCGAACGAGGAACTCGACCTGACGCTTCGCCAGGCCGATTGCGCGATACGGCTGCGCCAGCCACAGCAGCCGGACCTGATCCAGCGCCGCCTGTTCACGGTGCACTTCCACCTCTACGCATCGCCGTCCTACGTGAACAAGCACGGCAAGCCCCGGACCATCGAGGACCTCGACAACCACCGCATCGTGACGTTCGGCGAGCCGGTGCCGATCCACCTCGCCGACATGAACTGGCTCGAGACAGCCGGCCGGCCGGAAGGGTCGAAGCGATCCGCGACGCTACAGATCAACAACATCATGTCGATCAAGGCCGCAGTACAGCGGGGCGCGGGGATAGCCATGCTTCCCGACTACATGGTGGAGAAGGAAGCCGGCCTCGTGCAACTGATGCCGGAGACCGAGGTGCCGTCGTTCGACACCTATTTCTGCTATCCGGACGCGATGAAGAACCAGGTCAAACTTCACGTCTTTCGCGACTTCCTGATCGCGAAGGCACGAAGCTGGTCATATTGA